Proteins from a single region of Trichoderma asperellum chromosome 3, complete sequence:
- a CDS encoding uncharacterized protein (BUSCO:EOG092D1H9Y) produces MLLSFGRRAAWPSHQVHLRASVRNFSVSRCVSRHADAPFRLAVVGSGPAGFYTAYRVMSKLPQARVDMYEALPVPFGLVRHGVAPDHPEVKNCQEKFDEVATSPNFTFVGNVSIGLPGHQSEHCTIPLKVLTSHYDSILFAYGASEDKKLHIPGESSLNGIYSARQFVGWYNGHPDCTELAPDLSRSEEAVIIGQGNVALDVARILLEDVDVLRKTDISETALAQLAQSRVKRVHVVGRRGPMQAAFTIKEVRELMKLSDVSFHGVDNSLMPEALDTLPRAAKRLMEVLRKGTPTNPSNTPKSWSLDSCLSPKAFVGSKLNPSHVGGTEFYVTKLEDPFNPRSSVSLTEETMTLPSDIAFRSVGYKSVALPGFAEAGIHFDEKRGVIKNDGVGRAIQLPTDTGNSIETQPSALPGVYCAGWVKNGPTGVIASTMRDAFITGDAVVQDWLSGAPFLGSSANGTAEGWAAVSADVGALSKQVVTWDQWRQIDQAERERGSEKGKERDKFTDVGDMLNSIT; encoded by the exons ATGCTTCTCAGCTTTGGCCGGCGTGCTGCCTGGCCATCTCATCAAGTCCATCTTAGAGCCTCCGTGAGGAACTTCTCCGTCTCACGTTGCGTCTCCCGGCATGCCGACGCTCCATTCCGCCTGGCCGTTGTCGGGTCCGGTCCTGCCGGGTTTTATACGGCATATCGGGTCATGTCCAAGCTGCCGCAGGCTCGCGTTGACATGTACGAGGCTTTACCAGTCCCGTTCGGTCTTGTTCGTCATGGTGTTGCGCCAGACCACCCGGAAGTGAAG AACTGCCAGGAGAAATTCGATGAAGTTGCTACCTCTCCCAATTTCACTTTTGTTGGAAATGTATCCATTGGCCTCCCCGGACATCAGTCAGAGCATTGCACTATACCGTTAAAAGTGCTCACGAGCCACTATGATTCTATTCTTTTTGCATACGGAGCATCTGAGGACAAAAAGTTACACATCCCAGGAGAGTCATCTCTTAACGGAATTTACTCTGCTCGCCAATTTGTGGGCTGGTACAATGGCCATCCTGATTGCACAGAGCTTGCGCCAGATCTGTCTCGCTCCGAGGAAGCAGTCATCATCGGCCAGGGAAACGTCGCCTTGGACGTGGCTAGAATATTGCTAGAAGATGTAGACGTACTTAGAAAGACTGATATTTCAGAAACGGCACTCGCACAATTGGCCCAAAGTCGAGTCAAAAGGGTCCATGTTGTGGGTCGCAGAGGCCCGATGCAG GCGGCATTCACAATAAAAGAAGTCCGCGAGCTGATGAAGCTTTCCGATGTCTCTTTTCATGGAGTGGACAACTCATTAATGCCAGAAGCTCTTGATACCCTTCCGAGAGCTGCCAAACGGCTGATGGAAGTCCTTCGAAAAGGAACACCAACCAACCCTTCTAATACTCCAAAATCTTGGTCCCTCGATAGCTGCCTATCACCAAAAGCCTTTGTTGGTAGCAAGCTAAATCCTTCACATGTGGGCGGCACCGAATTCTACGTCACAAAGCTGGAAGATCCGTTCAACCCTCGatcttctgtctctctcacAGAGGAGACTATGACTCTGCCGTCAGATATAGCCTTCCGCTCCGTTGGGTATAAGTCGGTGGCCCTACCAGGGTTTGCTGAAGCCGGTATTCATTTTGACGAGAAGCGAGGGGTTATCAAGAACGACGGAGTGGGCCGAGCGATACAGCTGCCAACCGATACCGGCAACTCCATCGAAACGCAACCATCAGCATTGCCCGGTGTCTACTGCGCTGGTTGGGTTAAGAATGGCCCCACTGGCGTCATTGCGTCCACCATGAGAGACGCATTTATAACAGGAGACGCTGTGGTGCAAGACTGGCTCTCGGGGGCTCCTTTCTTAGGTTCCTCAGCAAATGGCACGGCTGAGGGATGGGCAGCTGTCAGCGCTGACGTTGGCGCTCTATCCAAACAAGTAGTTACATGGGATCAATGGCGCCAGATAGACCAGGCTGAAAGAGAACGAGGGTCGGAAAAGGGTAAAGAAAGGGACAAGTTCACCGACGTTGGAGATATGCTCAACTCAATCACATAG
- a CDS encoding uncharacterized protein (EggNog:ENOG41~TransMembrane:4 (i89-108o114-135i147-167o187-220i)): MGQTQPFLYDARREDSRFPTTTFDPKAVTRASWEPKPKKPTPKGPMVSFDLHPDYHVILPHRRDNYTPLDRRTKAYITWLRRFQLTLRILQLIAGIGVLVLFSLFTGVDNTTSWAMRILQAVTIAHTAYAIYHLSRDAGGRTPASSAAYQFSAIFVDTGSVVGYTLGALTVHKNAAAWGIVLSNKDILPVFTLAVFYTTIGAGSTHVLTLFSCAWLGWMFRKITLLPPDMNPLEDNLTARPLHKRNRSSISAANTAYETDKPWLESRRNSTSVYDGVPERVSVSFMHTRTESRDSGISMGSRAGSSPERKKAPLRYLPRASYPNSYASVPSREPEAMPPRVSETLRNVAAEARRPASGSSRTNQAEQRATNAARSHRSAGSKSYAALSQPYSMGGISSDSESEQDDTLGDILRKKGRLGVTHPKPLTSNPILPRPLNTRRGQIDDGAQYDTVSDEYEEPPSWTSRDIADDRLQPNVQSQRYRDSSIQLDSHFDTRLPGGDEDMAGPAALSGSRKVSSGNDYWLSHSAAHERRRVSGKMAEEGRAERGSRSLLSP; the protein is encoded by the exons ATGGGTCAAACGCAGCCTTTCCTGTATGACGCCCGGCGCGAGGATTCGAGATTCCCGACGACTACTTTCGACCCAAAAGCTGTCACTCGCGCCAGCTGGGAGCCCAAGCCGAAAAAGCCCACTCCAAAGGGACCCATGGTGTCATTTGATCTTCATCCCGA CTACCATGTAATTCTACCACACCGGCGAGACAACTATACCCCCTTGGATCGCCGAACAAAGGCTTACATCACATGGTTGCGTCGATTCCAACTCACGCTGCGAATACTGCAGCTAATCGCCGGCATTGGCGTCCtggttctcttttctttgtttacgGGCGTGGACAACACCACATCCTGGGCAATGAGAATTCTG CAAGCCGTAACAATCGCTCACACTGCCTACGCCATATATCACCTCTCACGAGACGCAGGAGGCAGAACACCAGCATCCTCGGCCGCGTACCAGTTTTCTGCTATATTTGTGGACACGGGATCCGTGGTTGGATATACACTAGGAGCCCTTACCGTGCACAAGAATGCCGCTGCTTGGGGTATTGTCCTCAGTAACAAGGATATTCTACCCGTTTTTACCCTGGCGGTGTTCTATACGACGATTGGGGCCGGCAGCACACACGTCCTCACGCTCTTTTCTTGTGCTTGGTTGGGATGGATGTTCCGCAAAATCACCTTACTGCCGCCGGATATGAATCCGCTCGAAGACAATTTGACGGCTCGGCCTCTGCACAAGAGAAACAGGTCGTCTATATCCGCTGCAAACACCGCCTATGAAACTGACAAGCCGTGGCTGGAAAGTCGGCGAAATTCGACAAGCGTCTACGACGGTGTCCCAGAGAGAGTCTCTGTTTCGTTCATGCACACGAGGACTGAATCTCGCGATTCTGGGATAAGCATGGGATCTCGAGCCGGCAGTTCGCCTGAGCGCAAAAAGGCTCCGCTTAGATACCTGCCACGCGCTTCGTATCCAAATTCCTATGCTTCAGTTCCCTCACGCGAACCAGAGGCAATGCCACCACGAGTCAGCGAGACACTTAGGAATGTAGCTGCCGAGGCCAGGAGGCCAGCGTCTGGATCATCGCGAACAAATCAGGCCGAACAACGTGCGACTAATGCGGCGCGTTCCCATCGCTCTGCGGGTTCCAAGTCGTATGCCGCACTCTCTCAACCCTACAGCATGGGCGGAATATCGTCTGATTCAGAATCCGAGCAAGATGACACCTTGGGTGACATCCTTCGAAAGAAGGGCCGGCTGGGCGTCACACACCCCAAGCCTCTAACATCGAATCCAATTCTGCCGAGGCCTTTAAACACTCGCCGCGGCCAGATAGACGATGGAGCTCAGTACGACACCGTCTCCGACGAGTATGAGGAGCCTCCCAGTTGGACGAGTCGCGATATTGCCGATGACCGGCTGCAGCCGAATGTCCAGTCTCAACGTTATCGAGATAGCTCCATCCAGCTGGATAGCCACTTCGATACAAGACTGCCTGGTGGAGATGAGGACATGGCGGGCCCAGCAGCGCTCAGCGGTAGCCGCAAAGTTTCGTCCGGAAACGACTATTGGCTGAGCCACTCAGCAGCTCATGAGCGACGACGAGTGAGCGGGAAGATGGCCGAAGAGGGCAGGGCAGAAAGAGGGAGTAGATCGCTGCTAAGTCCCTAG
- a CDS encoding uncharacterized protein (TransMembrane:7 (o52-70i82-101o113-135i156-175o181-200i220-245o257-282i)): MAALLPIPSVDRPFGIHLWPLFNKAFEYVAGYPADEFEFVVGKTPMSTLRDTSIFVAIYYLVIFGGRELMRNREPFKLKTLFLIHNFVLTVVSAVILVLFIEQLFPTIVRRGVLYAICDADGGWTQPLIVLYYMTYLSKYLELLDTVFLFLKKKPLTFLHCYHHGATAVLCYTQLIGSTSVQWVVISLNLFVHVVMYWYYFQSARGVRIWWKEWVTRLQIIQFVIDLGFVYFASYTYFTFTYWPWMPNWGSCAGREFAAFSGIIILSSYLVLFISFYFATYAKKGGKAAARKTSRKIAEETAPAPSALVDSITSESSTMANGSSTRSRRARN, translated from the exons atggcagcgCTTCTACCCATTCCCAGCGTGGACAGGCCTTTTGGCATCCACCTGTGGCCGCTCTTTAACAAGGCGTTTGAGTATGTGGCAGGATATCCTGCGGACGAGTTCGAGTTTGTCGTTGGCAAGACGCCCATGTCGACGCTGAGAGACACTTCCATTTTTGTCGCCATTTACTATCTCGTCATTTTTGGTGGCCGAGAGCTGATGCGGAACCGGGAGCCCTTTAAGCTGAAGACGCTCTTTTTGATTCACAACTTTGTCCTCACAGTTGTCAGCGCGGTCATCCTGGTGCTTTTCATTGAGCAGCTGTTTCCCACCATTGTTCGCCGTGGAGTTCTCTACGCCATTTGCGATGCTGATGGCGGCTGGACGCAGCCCCTCATTGTCCTGTACTAC ATGACCTATCTTAGCAAATACCTTGAGCTCCTGGATACAGTTTTCCTGTTTCTCAAGAAAAAGCCCCTGACTTTCCTTCATTGCTACCACCACGGCGCAACGGCTGTCCTTTGCTATACCCAGCTAATTGGTAGCACGTCGGTCCAATGGGTTGTCATTTCTCTCAACCTCTTCGTCCACGTTGTCATGTACTGGTACTACTTCCAGAGCGCCCGTGGGGTGCGCATCTGGTGGAAAGAATGGGTTACTCGCCTGCAAATCATCCAGTTTGTCATTGATCTCGGCTTTGTGTACTTTGCGTCGTACACGTACTTTACGTTCACTTACTGGCCTTGGATGCCCAACTGGGGAAGCTGCGCCGGCAGAGAGTTCGCTGCCTTTTCCGGCATCATTATTCTCAGCTCTTATCTAGTCctctttatttccttttacTTTGCCACCTATGCAAAGAAAGGAGGCAAGGCTGCCGCTCGAAAGACATCACGCAAAATTGCTGAAGAAACAGCTCCAGCCCCTAGCGCCCTCGTCGACTCCATCACGAGCGAAAGCAGCACTATGGCCAACGGCTCTTCGACTCGATCTCGGAGAGCAAGAAATTGA
- a CDS encoding uncharacterized protein (BUSCO:EOG092D4FS0~EggNog:ENOG41~TransMembrane:5 (o163-181i188-211o217-238i250-272o278-296i)) translates to MSSARGQYRRASLEDDDLIDPDDADLNDFDDPLAPESSRQPLTNTITSGASASGRLDEGYLTSRIPGDDRRAPQNTIDETVWETLRRDLLAVWAKLKEVLYPRYLLGGTMFDSEGGLRGAYSNIRGAGLTGTREELTGLASRVMDAEALLQSNMSPGLRDWDLWGPLIFCLLLSLLLSFTARSDQRDAVFSGVFATIWLGEAIVTLQIKLLGGNISFAQSICIIGYTLFPLVIAALLSALKLHWIARIPVYIVLIAWSIAAGVSILGGSGVVKNRVAIAVYPLFVFYLGLGCLCFIS, encoded by the exons ATGTCAAGCGCTAGAGGTCAATACCGCCGTGCCTCTCTCGAGGACGACGATCTAATTGATCCGGATGATG CTGATCTCAACGATTTCGACGATCCTCTAGCTCCAGAATCATCTAGGCAGCCTTTGACAAACACCATTACCTCCGGAGCGTCGGCGTCAGGACGGCTCGACGAGGGCTATCTTACTTCTCGCATTCCCGGAGATGATCGGAGAGCGCCTCAGAACACTATCGATGAAACCGTGTGGGAAACACTACGACGTGATCTGCTAGCTGTCTGGGCCAAGCTCAAAGAGGTCTTATACCCGCGATACCTTCTTGGTGGCACCATGTTCGACTCAGAGGGCGGTCTCCGTGGTGCATATTCCAATATTCGCGGCGCTGGCTTAACTGGTACACGAGAAGAGCTCACTGGACTGGCTAGTCGGGTCATGGATGCCGAGGCCCTGCTGCAGAGTAACATGAGTCCAGGACTCAGAGACTGGGACCTATGGGGCCCATTGATTTTCTGCCTGCTACTAAGCTTATTGCTTAGCTTTACGGCGCGATCCGACCAGAGAGACGCTGTTTTTAGCGGCGTTTTCGCAACCATATGGCTTGGCGAGGCAATTGTTACTCTTCAGATCAAACTTTTGGGAGGTAACAT CTCTTTTGCCCAGAGCATTTGCATCATTGGGTACACGTTGTTTCCTTTGGTAATTGCTGCCCTCTTGTCAGCTCTGAAACTTCACTGGATTGCACGGATACCTGTCTATATCGTTCTTATCGCGTGGtccattgctgctggcgtCAGCATTCTTGGCGGTAGCGGAGTGGTCAAGAATCGTGTGGCCATTGCTGTCTACCCCCTCTTTGTGTTTTATCTGGGGCTGGGTTGTCTATGCTTCATTAGCTAA